From a region of the Neobacillus niacini genome:
- a CDS encoding SLAC1 anion channel family protein — protein MGVSHIMDGTIAKSKQSPLQFLPVNLFGSVMGISGLALAWRWSHELFGTYSFIGELIGALAIIIFIILSTSYLIKFFMYPQKVKDEFNNPIVGNFFGTITIAILLLSSVIAPYSKALSEIVWVIGTVLTIVLAFIIVHRLINQKQEILHATPAWLIPGVGTLDIAVAGGTMPFAWSEEINLFGFAVGSILALVFFTLIFSRLMHHDPMPEKLTPSLMVLIAPFGVGFLAYTNIIKDVDMFASILFYFGLFLGIVLFGKVFKKGLPFGASWWAVSFPMAAVVNAAFKYAAYVNIWPLKAIAAISLIILTIVLGVIFVRTLIFLFKGELLKA, from the coding sequence ATGGGTGTAAGTCATATTATGGATGGAACAATAGCTAAGAGCAAACAAAGTCCTCTTCAATTCTTGCCTGTAAACTTATTTGGTTCCGTAATGGGAATATCAGGGCTCGCCCTGGCGTGGAGATGGTCTCATGAACTATTCGGAACTTATTCGTTTATTGGTGAGTTGATAGGGGCATTGGCAATAATCATTTTTATTATTTTAAGTACTTCATATTTAATAAAATTTTTTATGTATCCACAAAAAGTTAAAGATGAATTTAACAATCCGATTGTCGGAAATTTCTTTGGAACGATCACCATCGCGATCCTATTACTGTCTTCCGTTATAGCGCCTTATAGTAAAGCACTTTCTGAAATTGTATGGGTTATTGGCACAGTACTTACAATCGTTTTGGCTTTTATTATCGTTCATCGCTTAATAAATCAAAAACAAGAAATACTTCATGCAACTCCTGCATGGCTAATTCCTGGTGTGGGTACGCTTGATATAGCTGTTGCTGGTGGTACCATGCCTTTTGCATGGAGCGAAGAAATCAATCTTTTTGGCTTTGCAGTAGGAAGTATCTTAGCGCTTGTGTTTTTCACATTAATTTTTTCACGCTTAATGCATCACGATCCTATGCCGGAAAAATTAACACCTTCATTAATGGTTTTAATTGCGCCATTTGGAGTGGGGTTCTTGGCATACACAAACATTATAAAAGATGTTGATATGTTTGCCTCCATATTATTTTACTTTGGATTATTTTTAGGGATTGTTCTTTTTGGAAAAGTATTTAAAAAAGGGTTACCGTTTGGTGCATCTTGGTGGGCCGTAAGCTTTCCAATGGCAGCAGTTGTTAATGCAGCTTTTAAATATGCAGCATATGTGAATATATGGCCATTAAAAGCAATAGCTGCAATTTCTTTAATCATTCTAACTATAGTACTAGGAGTTATATTTGTTCGTACGTTAATATTCCTTTTCAAAGGTGAACTTCTAAAAGCATAA